The genomic DNA AAAATAACTATTACAAGTTGTGTGAACGATTTTATCCAAGTTTCTTTTGCGATTACTTTTTTTAATATTGATAAAATCATGTAGAAAATTATAGGAAGAAGAACAAATAAGACAATTGCATTTATGGTTCCTGACAAACTACTTGCAATATCTATCGAATAATTAATCCAATCGGGAATTATCATTACAAAATCCTTGCTAACTTTCCATTCCGATAAAATTTCATAAACAACAAAACCACTAACAATTATAAAATATGCTATTTCAGCCCGACTTAGTTTTATATTAGTAAATAAATCGAAAGCGAATTTTCTGTTTTGAATTGTTATGTTGTCTTTACTGCATGATTTATGACATTGACCACACAAAATGCAAGTTCTATTATCTGTAATTTTTGTTGGATAAAGTTCTGATGTACATGAACGACCGGTAAATTTGTAATAATTTGTTTTGCTTATACAATCTTTTGTTTTACAGTCTTTACAAACATTGCTGTCCAATACCCGTAACTTTTTGAAAGAAAGCATGGAATACAATCCAAGCAAATGTCCAATCGGGCAAATGTAAGTACAAAAAGTCCGTTTTTCCCAAATCAGTCCTGAAACAAGTGCAATTGCAAACAGAATAAGCATGTAAATTGCCATATATTGTGGAATACGGTGAATTGCAAAAGTATGTATTCCAATAATTAAAATTATGGCGTAAAATATTGTAATTACCCAACCTGATTTTAGAAATTTATCCGGTTTTTGTTTCAATCCTATTTTCCCTGCAAAAGAAGTAATAAGTTCCATAGGACAGATGCTACACCAAAACCTTCCGAATAATATGGCTGTTACAATAATAAGCGACCACCAATACGACCATACTATTAAGTTTGAAAAATTTGTATTCCGCAGAATTTTCGCAAAATCAGGGTCTTGGGTAGTAATGCCTATTGCGCCATAAATAAGCAATATAAATATAGTGAGTGTAAAAAATTGTATTACAGGTAGAAAATATCTGTTTTTGAAAAGTTTATTAATACTCATTTATTACTTAGTATCAGCAAGAAAACTACTAAAAATCTAAAAGTTAATGGTTTTACTTTATACCAAACCTGACCTTATTTAGTATTTGTCCATAATGTCCGTTTTCTTCCTTACGCTTATCAAAAAAATGCTCAATTACATTAGTAAATTCCGCTTTTTTTGACTGCGCAAGCCTCGAAAACGAAAATTCTGAACTAAACACTGACTTTATAGACGGACTCTATTTAGTATCTCTAAAAAAACACCTGAAATTTATAATTATGCTGTCATTTCGACTGAAAGGAGAAATCTCATAGCAATATATATATCAATTAAATGAGATTTCTCCTTTCAGTCGAAATGACAATATAGTAGTTTTCTCTCATACACTACAAGTAGTGTTTTCTTTTATTTTCAACGAGTTAAATGTAGCTTAGATACACTTTACTCAATTTCCAAATTGGTCATTTCTTCAGTAATTTTAAAATCATAATCAGGATATTCAAAAATAGAAAGCCGTGGTTCGGTTGAGCCGATAGAATAACCGTAAATGCTTTGATATTCTGAAACATCTTCGCCCATTTCTTCAAGTTGTTCTAAATATTCATAAATAGATTTTGATTCAATGATTGTTACTCTACCCATTTTTTCAATTATCGGACTGTGGTTTCTTGTAGAATCGTGGTCAAATTCCAAAATACGCCTTCCATATCTTGTTATGCCTATTGTTCTATATGTCAGGCTTTTACCAACGCCGGGAAGGTTTAACACATTACGGTCGGTTGACAGGAACGGTAATTTTGCTTCTTGCTTGATTTTATTAATATTCTCTATCATATTTTCAGCATTATTCTTAAAATTCTTTATTTCACTATCATATTTATCAGGAATAATACCGTAAATTTTTTCTTCAATTTGTTCTTGCACAGCTCTTTCGTTTGTAGCAAAATTATGTGAATTTTCCATATATCCCTTAACGGTAAATGTATAATAAGGTAACACTCCTATTTCTTCTAATACTTTTCTCAATTTTGCTGTATGTCCTCTCCTTGAAGCAGCAGCAGTAAAAACAAGCTGATTAGTAACAGCCCAACCTGCTGATATTAATCTTTTTACACTTTCTTTTGCTTCAGGTGTAACTTCCATTGCCGATTCAAAATGTGTTTGAATAACAAATTGCTTAAAACCTATTTTTGATGCTTTTTCTTTAAAATCAGAAAGTACTTTAATAAGTTCATCGGTAATTCTTTGTGGTAAGTAAACCGGCAATCTTGTACCAAGTCGAATACGAACCATTTCAGCATATTTTTCACCATCAGGTAAATTTTCATTAGCCTGTCTTTTTCTTAAAGACATTTCATAAACTTTATCAAGAATATGCTGTAATGATTTATCAGAACTCATTAATGCATCACCGCCTGTAATTAAAATATCACGAAGCTGAGAATCTTCTTCAAAATATTCAAGTAACCTTAATAATTTTTGTGACCATTTTTCTTTTGGTTTAAGTTCATGAAGATTAAAATTCAAATTGCCATTTTGAAAATCGTACATTCTTTGGCATGAAACACATAAGCCACCACAAGCTCTTCCAACTGTATCGGGAATTAAAATAGCAACTTCGGGATACCTGCGATGAACATTATAATATGAAGGTAAAATCCATCCGGCAGCATTTGGTTTACCCGGTTCAACTATATCTTCTTTTTCCCAAGCTATAATTTCCCCAAATTCTTCAATTAATTGTTTGCTGTAAATAACATAATGTCTAATAGCCAAATCTGCACCAATTGATACTTTATTTATTTTAACATCAAGAAGTGACAAATAATATGGGTTTACAAAAAACGGTATTCCTGCATTTTTTGCTTCAAATAATAAATTCATGGTTTCCGGACTAAGTGAATTGTCCAGCATTTCGTTAAGATATTCGGGAGAACGTACTGCAAATCTCAAATGAAACAATCCTTCTTTCCACCATTCACGAACTCTAAAATATTTTTGTTCATGTGACATTTCCTGGCTAAAAGAATATTTTGTATCAGATATTTCGCCAGAATCTATTTTTTTTATAATAATATTAATAATCCTATCTCTGTTATGTTTTCTAATTTTAACAATTTCAGGGTCGAGTCCTGATGGATGCCTGTCCATCCATTTTTTAACTTTATTTAATGACGGAATTTCCCTTTTGTTTTTTCCATTAAATTGCCTGAATAATTCAAGCATATCTATAAAAAAATAAGCTTTGGCTCCACCTGCACCATATTTAGCAGCAAGCCAAAGTTTTTTAACAGGGTTGTTTATTGCTATACCTCCCCGAATATTTGGGTCTCTAAATTCTTTTCCTGCATTATCAATATAATCAAGTATCCTGATTGCTGCATAATCGCTCCATGTAAGTTTTTCAAAATCTTCTCTGTCTGAAATTTCTCTTTTATAATATTTTAAAGCATATGGTTTTGTTTGTAAATATGTTTCTATCCATTCGCGAATACTAATTAATACATCGGTTTCATTTTCCGATTCGTTTAAAATCTCATTTAGTTTGGGGTTTTCATTTAATATCTGTTTTAATAACTTATGTGATTTTATTGAAATTGCTACATTATCTAATCCGTGAATATCATAAATTGATGAGAAATTTTTATCGGCGTTTTTCATTTGTTATTATTTTAAT from Bacteroidales bacterium includes the following:
- a CDS encoding 4Fe-4S binding protein, with protein sequence MSINKLFKNRYFLPVIQFFTLTIFILLIYGAIGITTQDPDFAKILRNTNFSNLIVWSYWWSLIIVTAILFGRFWCSICPMELITSFAGKIGLKQKPDKFLKSGWVITIFYAIILIIGIHTFAIHRIPQYMAIYMLILFAIALVSGLIWEKRTFCTYICPIGHLLGLYSMLSFKKLRVLDSNVCKDCKTKDCISKTNYYKFTGRSCTSELYPTKITDNRTCILCGQCHKSCSKDNITIQNRKFAFDLFTNIKLSRAEIAYFIIVSGFVVYEILSEWKVSKDFVMIIPDWINYSIDIASSLSGTINAIVLFVLLPIIFYMILSILKKVIAKETWIKSFTQLVIVILPVTASMHLLKALLKTTSRIPYWDFVFSDPKGVKTAQLLINNPELLNKDILSVISPYIGIIAILLSVGGLALSLFIIRKQQYKNRTSRIISIFAVLIYSSIFLITLTAWRMF
- a CDS encoding KamA family protein; translation: MKNADKNFSSIYDIHGLDNVAISIKSHKLLKQILNENPKLNEILNESENETDVLISIREWIETYLQTKPYALKYYKREISDREDFEKLTWSDYAAIRILDYIDNAGKEFRDPNIRGGIAINNPVKKLWLAAKYGAGGAKAYFFIDMLELFRQFNGKNKREIPSLNKVKKWMDRHPSGLDPEIVKIRKHNRDRIINIIIKKIDSGEISDTKYSFSQEMSHEQKYFRVREWWKEGLFHLRFAVRSPEYLNEMLDNSLSPETMNLLFEAKNAGIPFFVNPYYLSLLDVKINKVSIGADLAIRHYVIYSKQLIEEFGEIIAWEKEDIVEPGKPNAAGWILPSYYNVHRRYPEVAILIPDTVGRACGGLCVSCQRMYDFQNGNLNFNLHELKPKEKWSQKLLRLLEYFEEDSQLRDILITGGDALMSSDKSLQHILDKVYEMSLRKRQANENLPDGEKYAEMVRIRLGTRLPVYLPQRITDELIKVLSDFKEKASKIGFKQFVIQTHFESAMEVTPEAKESVKRLISAGWAVTNQLVFTAAASRRGHTAKLRKVLEEIGVLPYYTFTVKGYMENSHNFATNERAVQEQIEEKIYGIIPDKYDSEIKNFKNNAENMIENINKIKQEAKLPFLSTDRNVLNLPGVGKSLTYRTIGITRYGRRILEFDHDSTRNHSPIIEKMGRVTIIESKSIYEYLEQLEEMGEDVSEYQSIYGYSIGSTEPRLSIFEYPDYDFKITEEMTNLEIE